The genomic stretch CCAACCGTCGGCGGACCGCCCCCGTGCGCGGCCCAGGTCAAACAGGGCCGACATGGTCTTCTGGTCGAACTTCAGGCTGGACGCCTCGACATTGTCCGGAATGGCGGCCAGCGACAGGCTCATGCCGTTACGCTGGGCGAAGGCCGCCGTCGTGGCCAGATGCGTGCGCAGCGAGGCCTTGCTCATACTGTCGTAGCTGCGCATCAGGATGGCGGTCAGCCGACCCGGCGTGACGCCTTCATTGCGCCCGACCTGGCCGTTGACCACCACATAGAGGGCCCCGCCGCCGGGCTGGTTCGGGCCGCGGGTCCACAGCGAAAGGTTCTCGGGAATGGCCAGGAAGGGGCTGTTGATCCCGCCGTCCGCGTGCATCTCCATCACTACGGTGAGGTCGGGCTGAAGCCCTGCGATCAGCACGGGAGGAAAGACGCCCGGTATGCTGGCCGAGGCGACCAGCACTTCCTTGAACAGGGCGCGCGAGTTGTCGTCGTTCTGGCTGGCCAGCAGGCCCATGTCCCAGATGACCGTCTCCTCGCTGTCCAGATTGGTCGTGGCGACCAGCAGGCGGCGACCCTTGGCGTGCTCGCGGGCGATGGCCTGCAGCAGGTCCGGGGTGACATTATCCTCGACCAGTTTGCGAAGTGCGCCGGCGCTGAACAGGCTGGGGTAGAGGAAGATCGCCAGGCTTCGCCAACTCAACAGGTTGCTGGCGCCGCCGCCGGTATAGGCCTGACCCAGTTGGGCGTCCCATTCCGAACCGGCGAAGGCGAAGGGAGCGGCCAAGGCGCCCGTACTGACGCCCGTGACCATGTCGAAAACCGGCCGATCGCCGCGCTCGGTCCAGCCGACAAGAACGCCGGCGCCATAGGCCCCGTTTGCGCCGCCTCCGGAAAGGGCCAGAACCGAGAAGGGCTGGGCCTTTGAGAGTCGCGCCCCGACCTCTTCGGTCAGGGCCTCCAGACGAGCGGCGTCATTGGCCCGGATACGGGGGTCCTGGGCCGGAACCAGGGCGCCGTCGGCGAGGCGCAGGGGGCCGACGGGACGATCCAGGGTGCCGCATGACGCCACCGACAGGGCCATGACGACGGCGAGAAGGCTCGAACAGATCCGTCTCATTCGATGCCTTCTCCGCCGATGCTTGGCTGTAACCATACCCCCCGCGTGGAAGGTTTGTCATCACCGGATGACGACAGTCTCAAGCGCTGCGGTTTGAAACCCCGCCTCCCGATGAACGTTCGAACAGGCAAGGCAACCTAACCGAAGGACAATCACCATGGTCGACGCCACGCTTCTCAAGGAACATCTCGAAGTCGTCGGTTCGGACGGCGGACATGTCGGTCGGATCGACCATGTGCTCGGCGATCAGATCGAACTGGCGAAACTGGATCTTGCCGGCGGCTTCAAGCACCACATGATCCCGGTCAGCTGGGTCGAAAGGGTGGACGACAAGCACGTGCACCTGAGCCTGACGAAGGATGACGCCAAGTCGCGCTGGACCGAGAAGCCGAACTAGGCCTGCAGGTTTCCGCGAATTAATGAAGGCCCCGCTGTCGCCGGCGGGGCCTTCGGCCTATCTGGAGGACAGTGTTCTCGGAGGGACGCGATGATCCGGCTGATCCTGAATATCCTGTGGTTCTTCTTTGGCGGCTGGCTGTCGGGCCTGCTGTGGCTGCTGGGCGGCGCGATCCTGGCTCTGACTGTCGTCGGTTTGCCCTGGAGTTTCGCGGCGTGGCGGATCGCCAGCTATTCCTTCTGGCCGTTCGGGCGGGAAGTGGTTTGGCGTGAGCCGGATGCGACGGCACTGGGGGCGGGCTGTTTCGGTATCGGCCTGAACGTCATCTGGTTCGTGGTCGCCGGCTGGTACATCGCATTGACGCACGTGCTGATCGCGGTCGCGGAGGCCATCACGATTATCGGCATTCCCTTCGCCCTGAAGGATCTCGAACTGGCCAAGCTGGCCCTGGCTCCCATAGGCCGGACGATCCGCGATAAGCCCTAAAAGGGCTCAAGCCTGGGGCGGGTCCGGTTTTGCTGGTTCGCGCGGTCGAGCAGGCTTTACGCCGGTCTCGGCGACGATACGCCATGATCTCTGGCGTTCGATGAAGACCCGGTTGAGGATGTCGGTCATAGGTCTGCTCCCGCCGTTCAAGTCGCGGCAACTCTAGCGTGCTTTTGCGTTTGGCGTGATCAGAAGCCAGTGAACAGCCGGTCGAGGGCGCGGCGAATATTATCCTCATGAGCGGCGAGGGAGCCGACGCGGCGCTTCAGATTTCGCCTCGCCATCGCCGCGAGCTCGCTCACGACTAGAACCAGGTTTTCACCGGCGAGATCGACCTCGACCTCAAGCGATCCGACGGTCGCTTGGCTGTCGTTCACCAACGGGGCGACCACGGCGTCATCGAAGCCGAGAACCAGATGCGAAGACAGGACAACCAGATACGGCGCGAATCGACGGGCCTCTGGCGACGGATTTTCGAAGACGTCGAACTGCCTCACAGCCACGAGGGGCGAATATAGTCCGATAGCAGCCCGCGTTCGCGGATGCGGCGATTGTGATCCTCGATGGCCTCGGCGTTCTCCTCGGCCCAGCGTTTCGAACGCGCTTCGGCCCCGGCGGGATCGACCTTCTGCAGGTGGATCCGCAGGGCGCGTTCATCCATATCGGCGATGGAAATGCCCAACGCCTTCGCCTGTTCGACCAGTTCCGGATCGATGCCAATGTTCAGTTCGACCTTGCCCATACGCCCAGCCTAACGCGAAACGGGGACCGCGCCAAACCGGCCGGTCCCCGTCAAGGTCTTCAGGATTCTGCCTGCCCTCAGCCCGGCGAGATCATCTTTTCGGGACGCACCGCCTCGTCGAACTCGGCGTCGGTCAGATAGCCGCCGCCGACGGCTTCCTCGCGCAGGGTGGTGCCGTTCTTGTGCGCGGTCTTGGCGATCTTGGCGCACAGGTCATAGCCCAGCTTGCCGTTCAGGGCCGTGACCAGCATCAGCGAGTTGTTCAGGCCGCGGGCGATATTGTCCTCCCGGGCCTCGATGCCGACGACGCAGTTGTCGGTGAAGCTGATGGCCGCGTCGGCGACCAGGCGGACCGACTGCAGGAAGTTGTAGGCCATGACCGGGTTGTAGACGTTCAGCTCGAAATGCCCCTGCGAGCCGGCGAACGTCAGGGCGGCGTTGTTGCCGAACACCTGGACGCAGACCTGGGTCAGGGCCTCGCACTGGGTCGGGTTGACCTTGCCCGGCATGATCGACGAGCCGGGCTCGTTCTCCGGCAGGGCCAGCTCGCCCAGGCCCGAGCGCGGGCCGGAGCCCAGGAAGCGGATATCGTTGGCGATCTTGAACAGCGAGGCGGCGACCGTGTTGATCGCGCCGTGGCTGAAGACCATGGCGTCGTGGGCGGCCAGGGCCTCGAACTTGTTCGGCGCGGTGGTGAAGGCCAGGCCGGTGATCTCGGCGATCTGGGCCGCGACCTTTTCCGCGAAACCGATGGGGGCGTTCAGGCCGGTGCCGACGGCGGTGCCGCCCTGGGCCAGTTCCATCAGCTTGGGCAGGGTCTGTTCGATCCGCTCGATGCCGTTGGCGACCTGCTGGGCATAGCCGCCGAACTCCTGGCCCAGGGTCAGGGGGGTGGCGTCCTGGGTGTGGGTGCGGCCGATCTTGATGATGTGGGCCCAGGCCTTGGCCTTGGCGTCCAGGGCGGCGTGCAGATGCTTCAGGGCCGGGATCAGGTCGTTGACCACCTGTTCCGCACAGGCCACGTGCATGGCGGTCGGATAGGTGTCGTTCGACGACTGGCTCATGTTGACGTGATCGTTGGGGTGGACCGGCTTCTTGGAGCCCATCTCGCCGCCCAGGATCTCGATGGCGCGGTTCGAGATCACCTCATTGGCGTTCATGTTCGACTGGGTGCCCGAACCCGTCTGCCAGACGACCAGGGGGAAGTGGTCGTTCAGCCTGCCTTCGATGACTTCATTGGCGGCCTTGACGATGGCGTCGGCCAGGGCCGGGTCCAGCTTGCCCAGGTCGCGGTTGGTCTCCGCGGCGGCGCGCTTGACGATGCCCAGGGCGCGCACAACCGGCAGGGGCTGCTTCTCCCAGCCGATCTTGAAGTTCCCCAGCGACCGCTGCGCCTGGGCGCCCCAGTAGCGATCAGCGGCGACCTCGATGGGGCCGAAGGTGTCGGTTTCAATCCGAGTGTTGGGGCGAACGTCGCTCATGGTTCAGGCTTCCGGCGTGGCTTTGCGTTGCGGCGGGTTTAGCACCTGCGCCGCATGGGGCAAGGCGGCGCGGATGCGGCCTTGGCATTGATGTGCTATATAGCCAGAACTCTAGCCAGAAGGGTCTGGGCCATGGAAATCGGCGTCTTTGAAGCCCGCAATCGGTTCTCGGAACTGATCGACGCCGCCGAGCGCGGCGAAGAGGTGATCGTGTTGAAGCGCGGCCGCCCCGTGGTGCGGATGGTGCCGGCGCTTCCTGCCGGAGATGTCGCCGCCCGCCGCGTTAAGGCGTTGGACGACCTTGCCTCTCTGCGGCAGCGCACGGTGCAGGAGATGGGGCGGCCTTTCACTCATGCCGAACTGATCGAATCCAGGGACGCCGGCAAGCGCTGATGCTGGTCATCGACAGTTCCTTTCTCATCGCTGTTCTGTTCGAGGAAGAGCATACGGCCTTTGCGGTCGACCAGTTGAATCAGGGCATGGCGGATGGGGTGACCGCGCCTGGCCTGCTACGGTGGGAAGTCGCCAATGTGCTTCGCAACAAGGTGATGCGGAAGGTGACCACGACTGAGGAAGCCGTGGCTCGGCTCAATGCGCTGAACGCGTTGTCGATCTGCTACCCGGAGCGGGAGGCCTCGCCGGAAGCTCTGCTCGTTCTGTCCGTGGATACCGGCCTGACGGCTTATGACGCTGCCTATTTTGAGTTGGCCAAGCGGTTGGGTGCACCGCTGGCGACGCTTGATGTCGCGATGGCGCGGGCTGCGCGTGCGGCGGGCCTCGTGGTCCAGGCGCCCTTCGCATGACCGCCGGCTGGATCGGGACGGGCAAGGTCCGGGCGCGGGAGGACGGCGAGGCGGTTGAGATTGTCATTGAGGGCCTGACCACCCAGGCCAAATACTACAAGCCCCTGGTCTATGAGTTCATGCGCAAGGAATGGGCGTCACGACCGTCCTGGGGCGATCATGTCGTGGAAATCCGCATGGAGCACGTCGGCGAGCCGCCATGGATGGACCTCGACAACCTGGCCAAGGCGCTGCTGGATTCCATCAAGGGCTATCTGTTCCACGACGACAGTCAGGTCGCCCGCCTGCTGGTTGAGCGCCATGAAGGCGAGCGGGAGCGGATCACGATCCGTTCGTATCCCCGGAGGGCCTGAACCTCAGGGTCGGCAGCAATATTTGCATGGTGGCCCCGATTGCGGTCTGGGGCTCGGAAGCGGGCGTCAGATCCTCGGCCTGTTCGCGGGCGGCGACGCAGGCGGTTGTAGCGCGGGACAGGGCGATGAAGTCCGGCGCGCTCTTCAGCCCGTCCAGCACGCATTCGTCGAAATAGGGATAGGTCGCATCGGCGGCGCAGCCGAACGACGACCGGTCGCGGCGGGCGGCGGTCATCACCATGCGATTGGGCGCCTTCAATCCATCGACGAAGATTCCGGAGAAGCAGGCCGACAGGACGACCACCGTCGGGCGTTCGCCGCAGATCCGGCGCAGGATCGGAATCAGGCGTTCCGGCTCCAGGGTGGCCTCTGGGCCGAAGACCAGCCCTTCGGGTGAGCCGTGCGAGGTGACGTAGAACAGGCAGCCGCGCGGCGCCCGTTGCGCCGCCTCGGCGAAAAGACGCAGGCTGTCTTCTGCTTCGACCGGGTTGGCGACGTCGGGGCGCAGGCTGACGCTGACCATGGCGTCAGGGTCGAATCCGGCGCGCTGGAAAGCGGTCGTCAGGTCGCGCTGAGCGTTGTCGAAGGCGGCGATGGGGCGGCCGTCGCCGTCGCGCCAGTCGGCGGCGATGACGGCCGAGGCCCAGCCGTCGAAACGGCTTTGGGCATGGGCGGCGCAGCCCACGACCATAAGGCCCAGCACCGAGAGCGCCGCTATAAACCGAACCATCGTCTATCTCCGCCTTGGGCCGCCGGAGCTTATCGCGAGGGCGCGAGGAGGGAAGGGCCTACTTCTTCCGGAACTGGTCCAGCGACACGACCTTGGGGCCGTCCGAGCCGGGCGTCGGATCCTCGGGTGGCGCTTCCTCGACAGCCTCGACGATCTCGGGTTCGTCGAACTGAAGCAGGAACTGGACGCTGGGGTCGTAGAAGCGGGTGACGGCCGAATAGGGCATGGCCAGGGTGCGCGGCACGCCGCCGAACCGCAGCTTGACCGAGAAACGATCCGCCTCGACCTGCAGGTCTTCATACTGGTGCTGCAGCACCACCGTCATCTCGTCCGGGTATTTGGCCAGCATGTCCGGTGGAATGCTGACGCCGGCGGCGCGGGTCTTGAAAGTGATGTAGAAGTGGTGCGCGCCGGGCAGGCCTTCGGCCAGAACATGTTCGAGCGCAGAACGGATCACGCCGCGCAGCGCTTCATGCGCCAGCCGCTCGTACTGCATCTCGTCGACCGGAGGGGTCTGGTCGGTCATCGTCACCTCGCAATTGAGCGCGACTGATAGCGGCGCAGGCGCGCGCGCGAAAGATGCGAAAGAGGTAAACGCACAGGATATGAAGGAT from Brevundimonas sp. SL130 encodes the following:
- a CDS encoding type II toxin-antitoxin system CcdA family antitoxin, translating into MGKVELNIGIDPELVEQAKALGISIADMDERALRIHLQKVDPAGAEARSKRWAEENAEAIEDHNRRIRERGLLSDYIRPSWL
- a CDS encoding RusA family crossover junction endodeoxyribonuclease codes for the protein MTAGWIGTGKVRAREDGEAVEIVIEGLTTQAKYYKPLVYEFMRKEWASRPSWGDHVVEIRMEHVGEPPWMDLDNLAKALLDSIKGYLFHDDSQVARLLVERHEGERERITIRSYPRRA
- a CDS encoding SspB family protein encodes the protein MTDQTPPVDEMQYERLAHEALRGVIRSALEHVLAEGLPGAHHFYITFKTRAAGVSIPPDMLAKYPDEMTVVLQHQYEDLQVEADRFSVKLRFGGVPRTLAMPYSAVTRFYDPSVQFLLQFDEPEIVEAVEEAPPEDPTPGSDGPKVVSLDQFRKK
- a CDS encoding type II toxin-antitoxin system Phd/YefM family antitoxin, with protein sequence MEIGVFEARNRFSELIDAAERGEEVIVLKRGRPVVRMVPALPAGDVAARRVKALDDLASLRQRTVQEMGRPFTHAELIESRDAGKR
- a CDS encoding DUF2171 domain-containing protein yields the protein MVDATLLKEHLEVVGSDGGHVGRIDHVLGDQIELAKLDLAGGFKHHMIPVSWVERVDDKHVHLSLTKDDAKSRWTEKPN
- a CDS encoding type II toxin-antitoxin system VapC family toxin; translated protein: MLVIDSSFLIAVLFEEEHTAFAVDQLNQGMADGVTAPGLLRWEVANVLRNKVMRKVTTTEEAVARLNALNALSICYPEREASPEALLVLSVDTGLTAYDAAYFELAKRLGAPLATLDVAMARAARAAGLVVQAPFA
- the fumC gene encoding class II fumarate hydratase encodes the protein MSDVRPNTRIETDTFGPIEVAADRYWGAQAQRSLGNFKIGWEKQPLPVVRALGIVKRAAAETNRDLGKLDPALADAIVKAANEVIEGRLNDHFPLVVWQTGSGTQSNMNANEVISNRAIEILGGEMGSKKPVHPNDHVNMSQSSNDTYPTAMHVACAEQVVNDLIPALKHLHAALDAKAKAWAHIIKIGRTHTQDATPLTLGQEFGGYAQQVANGIERIEQTLPKLMELAQGGTAVGTGLNAPIGFAEKVAAQIAEITGLAFTTAPNKFEALAAHDAMVFSHGAINTVAASLFKIANDIRFLGSGPRSGLGELALPENEPGSSIMPGKVNPTQCEALTQVCVQVFGNNAALTFAGSQGHFELNVYNPVMAYNFLQSVRLVADAAISFTDNCVVGIEAREDNIARGLNNSLMLVTALNGKLGYDLCAKIAKTAHKNGTTLREEAVGGGYLTDAEFDEAVRPEKMISPG
- a CDS encoding patatin-like phospholipase family protein, with translation MRRICSSLLAVVMALSVASCGTLDRPVGPLRLADGALVPAQDPRIRANDAARLEALTEEVGARLSKAQPFSVLALSGGGANGAYGAGVLVGWTERGDRPVFDMVTGVSTGALAAPFAFAGSEWDAQLGQAYTGGGASNLLSWRSLAIFLYPSLFSAGALRKLVEDNVTPDLLQAIAREHAKGRRLLVATTNLDSEETVIWDMGLLASQNDDNSRALFKEVLVASASIPGVFPPVLIAGLQPDLTVVMEMHADGGINSPFLAIPENLSLWTRGPNQPGGGALYVVVNGQVGRNEGVTPGRLTAILMRSYDSMSKASLRTHLATTAAFAQRNGMSLSLAAIPDNVEASSLKFDQKTMSALFDLGRARGRSADGWTHLDLAPSTPAFIPASDLPADQIPEALKLKEPEAKTAALQP
- a CDS encoding YccF domain-containing protein, which translates into the protein MIRLILNILWFFFGGWLSGLLWLLGGAILALTVVGLPWSFAAWRIASYSFWPFGREVVWREPDATALGAGCFGIGLNVIWFVVAGWYIALTHVLIAVAEAITIIGIPFALKDLELAKLALAPIGRTIRDKP
- a CDS encoding CcdB family protein, producing MAVRQFDVFENPSPEARRFAPYLVVLSSHLVLGFDDAVVAPLVNDSQATVGSLEVEVDLAGENLVLVVSELAAMARRNLKRRVGSLAAHEDNIRRALDRLFTGF
- a CDS encoding C13 family peptidase, encoding MVRFIAALSVLGLMVVGCAAHAQSRFDGWASAVIAADWRDGDGRPIAAFDNAQRDLTTAFQRAGFDPDAMVSVSLRPDVANPVEAEDSLRLFAEAAQRAPRGCLFYVTSHGSPEGLVFGPEATLEPERLIPILRRICGERPTVVVLSACFSGIFVDGLKAPNRMVMTAARRDRSSFGCAADATYPYFDECVLDGLKSAPDFIALSRATTACVAAREQAEDLTPASEPQTAIGATMQILLPTLRFRPSGDTNGS